The following coding sequences lie in one Lebetimonas sp. JH292 genomic window:
- the hcp gene encoding hydroxylamine reductase — MFGLFGNKETKETKKQACDLPFLCWQCEMSAPGGCGSHGESKGVCGKTATKSRLQDLMIYGLKGLSAYREHANELVQEVGDEEARKTLKEVDDVNSETLYFTLTNVNFNFDEHIAQLMKVGNAGVKVMNLLSDMHTKALGIPTPVEVTQNKAEGKGIIVSGHNLDMLEKLLKRIEERGLSDKINVYTHSEMLPAHGYPHLKKFKNLKGNIGKAWYDQTDVFSKWQGTCVVNTNCIVPPEKSPKVKNYVDRLYTYKITGIEGAKKIENDNFDPLIDQTLSLPDISGFESNEKIVTGHHYKTVLEGYGAKVLDAIKEGKLKRVWVIAGCDAPGRKRNYFRELALAVPKDHIIITSSCGKFRFNDVDFGTVPGTDIPRYIDLGQCNDSNGAVHIALTVANALGIEDVNDLPVSIALMWMEQKAIIILLALLSLGVKDIYIGPNAPQFANEDIVNFLVQNFNLGVISGDIHKDFGKELAS, encoded by the coding sequence ATGTTCGGATTATTCGGAAATAAAGAAACTAAAGAAACTAAAAAACAAGCTTGCGATTTACCATTTTTATGTTGGCAATGTGAAATGAGTGCACCTGGAGGATGCGGGAGCCACGGAGAAAGCAAAGGGGTATGTGGTAAAACAGCTACTAAATCAAGACTACAAGACCTGATGATTTACGGTCTAAAAGGACTTAGCGCATACAGAGAACACGCTAATGAATTGGTTCAGGAAGTCGGTGATGAAGAAGCAAGAAAAACATTAAAAGAAGTGGATGATGTTAACAGTGAAACATTGTATTTCACACTTACAAATGTTAACTTTAATTTTGATGAGCACATAGCACAGCTTATGAAAGTTGGAAATGCCGGTGTTAAAGTTATGAACTTATTAAGTGATATGCACACAAAGGCACTTGGAATTCCAACACCTGTTGAAGTTACTCAAAACAAGGCGGAAGGAAAAGGCATTATTGTTTCAGGCCATAATCTTGATATGCTTGAAAAACTGTTAAAAAGAATTGAAGAAAGAGGACTCAGTGATAAAATAAATGTTTATACCCATTCAGAAATGCTTCCAGCTCACGGTTATCCTCATCTTAAAAAATTCAAAAACCTAAAAGGAAATATCGGAAAAGCATGGTATGACCAAACTGATGTATTTTCTAAATGGCAAGGAACTTGTGTTGTAAATACAAACTGTATAGTTCCGCCTGAAAAATCACCAAAAGTCAAAAATTATGTAGATAGGCTTTATACATATAAAATTACAGGTATAGAAGGTGCTAAAAAAATAGAAAATGACAATTTTGACCCATTGATTGACCAGACTTTAAGTCTTCCTGATATTTCAGGATTCGAAAGCAACGAAAAAATTGTAACAGGTCATCATTATAAAACAGTGCTTGAAGGTTACGGGGCAAAAGTTCTTGACGCAATAAAAGAAGGAAAATTAAAAAGAGTATGGGTTATTGCCGGATGTGACGCACCTGGAAGAAAAAGAAATTATTTTAGAGAATTAGCACTTGCAGTTCCAAAAGACCATATTATTATTACATCAAGCTGTGGTAAATTTAGATTCAACGATGTGGATTTCGGAACTGTCCCTGGAACTGACATTCCAAGATATATTGACCTTGGACAATGTAATGATTCTAACGGTGCGGTTCATATTGCTTTAACTGTAGCAAATGCCCTTGGAATTGAGGATGTAAATGATTTACCTGTTTCAATTGCCCTAATGTGGATGGAACAAAAAGCGATTATTATTTTACTTGCACTTTTAAGTCTTGGAGTAAAAGATATTTATATCGGACCAAACGCTCCTCAATTTGCAAATGAAGATATAGTAAACTTCTTAGTTCAAAACTTCAATCTTGGAGTTATTTCAGGAGACATCCACAAAGACTTCGGAAAAGAATTAGCTTCTTAA
- the rgy gene encoding reverse gyrase codes for MRNIYLFLRFYNILKALNLTSFEVNEVIIATDPDREGEKIAFDLILNNKPYNLNIKRAEFHEITKYAFVEAMNNLRYYDKNLVAAQFVRRITDRWIGFNLSLYLQDYLHNVHLSAGRVQTPVLNWICERTQKLKEKTNVVMVKLSDLTVEWEFEEEKKAEEFFENIPDELEIKLIKSKKESLFEKPFNTSTLLKEASSKLHFSPQYTMKLAQDLFENGFITYHRTDSFRISNMGKSIAKEYIKENFGENFVKLRCFESAGAHEAIRATTTMDMEEIKSFLVFKNINLSYNHLKLYDLIFRKFIASQMKEAILKKDTFNILDKEIEIITGILEDGFNLVYPVKIYELKEGKYNIQKSIVKKSKFSPYTYAEIIDEMKNKGIGRPSTYAVTIEKLLKRKYITEKKGFLFAAKLGFKVLDLIKKHPLYKFVNENYTKDLENIMDLVENGKKDYKDELIKLYNELFVS; via the coding sequence TTGAGAAATATATACCTGTTTTTAAGGTTTTATAATATATTAAAGGCTTTAAATTTAACTTCTTTTGAAGTCAATGAAGTGATAATTGCTACAGACCCGGATAGGGAAGGGGAAAAAATTGCATTTGATTTAATATTAAACAACAAACCTTATAATTTAAATATAAAAAGGGCCGAATTTCACGAAATTACAAAATATGCATTTGTTGAGGCTATGAATAATTTAAGATATTATGATAAAAATTTAGTAGCCGCCCAGTTTGTAAGAAGAATAACTGACAGATGGATTGGTTTTAATCTCTCTTTGTATCTTCAAGATTATTTACATAATGTTCATTTATCTGCCGGAAGAGTTCAAACTCCGGTACTTAATTGGATTTGTGAAAGGACGCAAAAATTAAAAGAAAAAACAAATGTTGTTATGGTGAAACTGAGCGATTTGACAGTTGAATGGGAATTTGAAGAAGAAAAAAAAGCAGAGGAATTTTTTGAAAATATTCCTGACGAATTAGAAATTAAGCTGATTAAAAGCAAAAAAGAGAGTCTTTTTGAAAAACCTTTCAATACTTCCACTCTTTTAAAAGAAGCGTCTTCTAAACTTCATTTTTCACCTCAATATACAATGAAACTGGCTCAGGATCTTTTTGAAAATGGATTTATTACATATCACAGGACGGATAGTTTTAGAATTTCTAATATGGGTAAATCAATAGCGAAAGAATATATAAAAGAGAATTTTGGAGAAAATTTTGTTAAATTAAGATGTTTTGAAAGTGCAGGGGCGCATGAAGCTATAAGGGCTACCACTACTATGGATATGGAAGAGATTAAAAGTTTTTTAGTGTTTAAAAATATAAATTTATCTTATAACCATTTAAAATTATATGATTTGATTTTTAGAAAATTTATTGCTTCCCAGATGAAAGAAGCCATATTAAAAAAAGATACTTTTAACATCTTGGATAAAGAAATAGAGATTATTACAGGAATTTTGGAAGACGGGTTTAATCTTGTTTATCCGGTTAAAATTTATGAATTAAAAGAGGGAAAATACAATATTCAAAAAAGTATTGTGAAAAAAAGCAAATTTTCTCCTTATACATATGCAGAAATTATTGATGAAATGAAAAATAAAGGAATAGGGAGACCGTCCACATATGCCGTTACAATAGAAAAACTGCTTAAAAGAAAATATATAACGGAAAAAAAAGGATTTTTGTTTGCCGCGAAGTTGGGATTTAAGGTTTTGGATTTAATAAAAAAACATCCTTTATATAAATTTGTTAATGAAAATTATACAAAAGATCTTGAAAATATTATGGATTTAGTGGAAAACGGCAAAAAAGATTATAAAGATGAATTAATTAAATTATATAACGAGTTATTTGTGAGTTAA
- a CDS encoding chloride channel protein produces the protein MLFSDFFKKITNKISLIRDFLLASIITGLISGFFIVFYYYIMEYISKIFFGSNPIFTISTWPKWYIYLITILSILIVNFIIYKDKNVKEYGVEQIAQIVTEKKEMITIKTLLLKIIASALSIGSGFAMGTEGPSAEIGAMIGYKIHSLFKFPETLLKPMISIGASSGIAAIFVSPITGIAFAIESIAYNFIKSYITFIIVGSLSAFSIALIFLQPFTFIYSAGRMINFKYVYITALFIPYMTLLIYFYLFIQDKILYFMHLKLFNIFRKYKDLIFAIIGGSVIATILIISPYAGFTGHKIVSLLINNENLNILFILEILLLRIIATTFSIYSNAIGGMFVPLMSIGALSGYLFGLILQYLHVGIGLEPFYFAAIGSAVFMGVIMKLPLTSIVLSLEITNDYNVVIATGFSVAIISYLTKLNFNLKKFNTINIDFNTLTHK, from the coding sequence ATGCTTTTTAGTGATTTTTTTAAAAAAATTACTAATAAAATCTCTTTAATAAGAGATTTTTTATTAGCTTCCATTATTACAGGGCTTATAAGCGGATTTTTTATTGTTTTCTATTATTATATAATGGAATATATTTCAAAAATCTTTTTCGGTTCAAATCCTATTTTTACTATTTCCACATGGCCAAAATGGTATATTTATCTAATAACTATTTTATCAATTTTAATTGTAAATTTCATAATTTATAAAGATAAAAATGTTAAAGAATACGGAGTTGAACAAATAGCGCAAATAGTAACCGAAAAAAAAGAGATGATTACCATAAAAACGCTTTTATTAAAAATAATTGCTTCAGCATTATCAATAGGAAGCGGATTTGCCATGGGAACAGAAGGCCCTTCTGCGGAAATCGGTGCAATGATAGGATATAAAATTCATTCACTTTTTAAATTTCCGGAAACACTGCTTAAACCAATGATAAGTATAGGTGCAAGCAGCGGAATCGCAGCTATATTCGTATCACCTATAACAGGTATTGCTTTTGCCATTGAAAGCATTGCTTATAATTTTATAAAAAGTTATATCACCTTTATTATAGTAGGCAGCCTGAGTGCTTTCAGCATTGCTTTAATATTTTTACAGCCTTTTACTTTCATATATTCAGCGGGTAGAATGATTAATTTTAAATATGTATATATTACCGCATTATTTATACCTTATATGACTTTATTAATTTATTTTTATCTGTTTATCCAAGATAAAATACTCTATTTTATGCATTTAAAGCTTTTCAATATTTTTAGGAAATATAAAGATTTAATTTTTGCTATTATCGGAGGAAGCGTAATTGCAACTATTTTAATAATTTCCCCTTATGCAGGATTTACCGGTCATAAAATAGTTTCACTTCTAATAAATAATGAAAATTTAAATATCTTATTTATTTTAGAAATCTTATTATTAAGAATAATAGCAACTACTTTTTCCATCTATTCAAACGCTATTGGAGGAATGTTTGTCCCGCTAATGAGTATAGGTGCTCTCAGCGGTTATCTGTTCGGTCTAATTTTACAGTATTTACATGTAGGAATAGGACTTGAACCGTTTTATTTTGCGGCAATAGGCTCTGCCGTTTTTATGGGTGTAATTATGAAATTACCGCTAACTTCAATAGTTTTATCTCTTGAAATAACAAATGATTATAATGTGGTTATAGCAACGGGATTTAGTGTTGCCATTATTTCATATCTTACAAAATTAAATTTTAATCTTAAAAAATTCAATACTATAAATATAGATTTTAATACATTAACTCACAAATAA
- a CDS encoding sterol desaturase family protein: MKNFILKITQSKWNYYLSLATDCLTGIVFLILAIYYSDDVWGSVALFVVGVIFFTFLEYAVHAWLFHGKKSIEVFVEGHAHHHQNPFSYDAMPFFMSAVIASIFAWLFHFFMPLGDAFAIVGGLALGYFNYGIMHHIMHRREFASKYWRYMQEFHFVHHKKPKMNHGVTTDLWDRVFGTYYQWNKDDLKGIEKLKRIKKKN, from the coding sequence ATGAAAAACTTTATTTTAAAAATAACACAAAGCAAATGGAATTATTATTTAAGCCTGGCAACAGACTGTTTAACCGGTATAGTTTTTTTAATATTGGCAATATATTATTCAGACGATGTATGGGGCAGTGTTGCTTTATTTGTTGTAGGGGTTATATTTTTTACATTTTTGGAATACGCCGTTCATGCCTGGCTGTTTCACGGGAAAAAATCGATAGAAGTATTTGTTGAAGGACATGCACATCATCATCAAAATCCGTTTAGTTATGATGCTATGCCTTTTTTTATGAGCGCAGTTATTGCCTCTATTTTTGCATGGCTGTTTCACTTTTTTATGCCTTTAGGAGATGCTTTCGCAATAGTTGGGGGACTTGCTCTTGGATATTTTAATTACGGAATAATGCATCATATAATGCACAGACGTGAATTTGCAAGCAAATATTGGAGATATATGCAGGAATTTCATTTTGTCCATCATAAAAAGCCTAAAATGAATCATGGTGTTACAACTGATTTGTGGGACAGGGTTTTTGGGACGTATTATCAATGGAATAAAGACGATTTAAAAGGAATTGAAAAATTAAAAAGAATTAAGAAAAAAAATTAA
- a CDS encoding phosphoribosyltransferase, producing MFKNRVEAGKLLAKEIKKLKEEGLITDPVVVALPRGGIPVAAEIAKEINAPLDILFVKKIPAPGNAEFAIGSVSENGLVFINKDVAEKLGISDSYIQQIAMEKIQEIAKLREKYKIEPKLLEGKDVILVDDGVATGASMYLAAQSIVRDYPKSVIIAAPVAPRDEEVENMLKSVSHKLIILEKPELFMSVGRWYEDFHQLSDEEVINILSQFK from the coding sequence ATGTTTAAAAATAGAGTTGAAGCAGGAAAACTTCTGGCAAAAGAAATTAAAAAATTAAAAGAAGAAGGTTTAATAACAGATCCGGTAGTGGTAGCGCTTCCAAGAGGAGGAATCCCTGTGGCGGCAGAAATTGCAAAGGAGATAAACGCCCCTCTTGATATTTTATTTGTAAAAAAAATACCGGCCCCAGGAAATGCGGAATTTGCTATTGGAAGTGTCAGTGAAAACGGATTGGTTTTTATAAATAAAGATGTGGCTGAAAAACTTGGTATAAGCGATAGTTATATTCAGCAAATTGCAATGGAAAAAATCCAGGAAATTGCCAAATTAAGAGAAAAATATAAAATCGAGCCGAAACTTCTTGAAGGAAAAGACGTAATATTGGTGGATGACGGAGTGGCCACGGGGGCCAGTATGTATCTGGCTGCACAAAGTATAGTCAGAGATTATCCTAAAAGTGTAATTATTGCCGCCCCTGTGGCTCCAAGAGATGAAGAAGTGGAAAATATGTTAAAAAGTGTTTCGCACAAATTAATAATTCTTGAAAAACCGGAACTTTTTATGAGTGTCGGCAGATGGTATGAAGATTTTCATCAATTGAGCGATGAAGAAGTTATTAATATTCTGTCTCAATTTAAATAA
- a CDS encoding rhodanese-like domain-containing protein, whose product MAKLTPFEQEAVERFKEAIELNKEKIGLGNVDIEKARDLIKDAGAVVLDVTLPNLVEGENAEEAGIPTAYYTPYTEFTDYIDELPEDKTQPILVVCRKAFFANRVKGLLDVLGYKNVYVLADDVKYLVEAHKAHTEG is encoded by the coding sequence ATGGCAAAATTAACACCATTTGAACAAGAAGCGGTAGAAAGATTTAAAGAAGCTATTGAACTTAATAAAGAAAAAATAGGTTTAGGGAATGTAGATATAGAAAAAGCAAGAGATCTTATTAAAGATGCCGGTGCAGTTGTACTTGATGTGACTTTACCTAATTTGGTAGAGGGTGAAAATGCAGAAGAGGCTGGAATTCCTACAGCATATTACACACCATATACTGAATTTACAGACTATATAGATGAACTGCCTGAAGATAAAACTCAGCCAATTTTAGTAGTTTGCAGGAAAGCATTTTTTGCAAACAGGGTAAAAGGGCTTTTAGACGTTCTTGGATATAAAAATGTTTATGTATTGGCAGATGATGTTAAATATTTAGTTGAAGCTCATAAAGCTCACACCGAAGGTTAA
- a CDS encoding DMT family transporter yields the protein MKIPFKIDKREIFYSFICAIVLCLYNYFFFLGDHFGNASLGGVLVTTLNPVLTFFALAMIAKKALKKSELLALILGAFGSFLIIKIWRFNLNDKGIVYFLLATVTWVILTIVSSKIKKENSLVFSFLMFVFSTVFIYLTFLKLKIPRLDIDLKGWVNLLSLSVFGTTFATAAYFYASSVIGGKRASAYIFLVPFSAVILSWIFLKEKIDIFVIIGGIISLTGVYILNGYSLEDVKALLKRS from the coding sequence ATGAAAATACCTTTTAAAATAGACAAAAGAGAAATTTTTTATTCATTTATTTGTGCAATAGTGCTTTGTTTATATAATTATTTTTTCTTTTTAGGGGACCATTTTGGAAATGCTTCATTAGGCGGAGTTTTAGTAACTACTTTAAATCCTGTTTTAACATTTTTTGCACTTGCCATGATTGCTAAAAAAGCTTTAAAAAAAAGTGAATTATTAGCTTTAATTTTAGGAGCTTTTGGTTCGTTTTTAATAATAAAAATCTGGAGATTCAATTTAAATGATAAAGGGATAGTATATTTTTTATTGGCAACAGTTACGTGGGTAATACTCACTATAGTCAGTTCAAAAATAAAAAAAGAAAATTCATTGGTGTTTAGTTTTTTAATGTTTGTATTTTCTACTGTTTTTATATATTTAACTTTTTTAAAATTAAAAATACCAAGACTTGATATTGATTTAAAAGGATGGGTTAACCTGCTTTCTTTATCTGTATTTGGAACAACATTTGCAACTGCGGCTTATTTTTATGCAAGCAGTGTAATTGGTGGTAAGAGAGCTAGTGCATATATATTTCTGGTTCCGTTTAGTGCTGTGATTTTATCATGGATATTTTTAAAAGAGAAAATTGATATATTTGTAATAATAGGGGGAATAATCAGTTTAACAGGGGTTTATATTTTAAACGGATACTCTTTAGAGGATGTAAAAGCACTCCTAAAAAGGAGTTAA
- a CDS encoding argininosuccinate synthase gives MKVVLAYSGGLDTSVILKWLQDKYNAEVVTFTADIGQGEEVEIAREKAIKLGVKPENIFIEDLREEFVRDYVFPMFRANAIYEGEYLLGTSIARPLIAKRQIEIANQVGAEAVAHGATGKGNDQVRFELGYYALKPDIKVIAPWREWDLNSREKLLAYAKTHGIPIERHGKKSPYSMDANMLHISYEGGILEDPWAEPEEDMWRWTVSPENAPDKPEYIEIDFEKGDAVAINSKQMTPAKILETLNEFGKKHGIGRIDIVENRFVGMKSRGCYETPGGTILLKAHRAIESITLDRGEAHLKDEIMPKYAELIYNGFWFAPERVALQKLIDETQKNATGTVRLKLYKGNVYVVGRKSPYSLFSPEFATFEEDSVYNQKDAAGFIKLNALRFIIEGYVKNKK, from the coding sequence ATGAAAGTTGTTTTAGCATATTCAGGAGGACTTGATACAAGCGTAATTTTAAAATGGCTGCAAGATAAATATAATGCTGAGGTTGTAACATTCACAGCCGATATAGGACAGGGTGAAGAAGTGGAAATTGCTAGGGAAAAAGCAATTAAACTAGGGGTAAAACCGGAAAATATTTTTATTGAAGACTTAAGAGAAGAATTTGTAAGAGATTATGTGTTTCCAATGTTCAGGGCTAATGCAATTTATGAAGGGGAATATTTGCTAGGAACCTCGATTGCAAGACCTCTTATTGCAAAAAGACAGATTGAAATAGCAAATCAGGTAGGGGCTGAAGCGGTTGCCCACGGTGCAACAGGAAAAGGAAACGATCAGGTAAGATTTGAGCTTGGATATTATGCCCTAAAACCTGATATCAAAGTTATTGCCCCTTGGAGAGAATGGGATTTAAATAGCCGGGAAAAATTACTGGCATATGCTAAAACCCACGGTATTCCTATCGAAAGGCACGGGAAAAAATCTCCTTATTCAATGGATGCAAATATGCTTCATATTTCATACGAAGGCGGAATTTTGGAAGACCCTTGGGCTGAACCTGAAGAAGATATGTGGAGATGGACTGTTTCACCTGAAAATGCTCCTGATAAACCTGAATATATTGAAATTGATTTTGAAAAAGGTGACGCTGTCGCAATAAATAGTAAACAAATGACACCGGCAAAAATTCTTGAAACATTAAACGAATTTGGTAAAAAACACGGAATTGGAAGAATTGATATAGTGGAAAACAGATTTGTGGGAATGAAAAGTAGAGGCTGTTATGAAACTCCAGGAGGAACAATCCTGCTTAAAGCACACAGAGCTATTGAATCTATTACACTTGACAGGGGTGAGGCTCATTTAAAAGATGAAATAATGCCAAAATACGCAGAACTTATTTATAATGGTTTTTGGTTTGCACCTGAGAGAGTTGCTCTTCAAAAACTAATTGATGAAACCCAAAAAAATGCAACCGGAACTGTAAGACTAAAACTATATAAAGGAAATGTATACGTAGTCGGCAGAAAATCACCATATTCATTGTTTAGCCCTGAATTTGCAACATTTGAAGAAGATAGCGTATATAATCAAAAAGATGCTGCAGGATTTATTAAATTAAATGCCTTAAGATTTATTATCGAAGGTTATGTAAAAAATAAAAAATAA
- a CDS encoding S4 domain-containing protein, giving the protein MRIDKFLNSVNIVKRRSTADEMCKEGVVFVNGKKVKSSKDVKVGDKIEIHYLSGIKKYNVLKLPETKTIPKSKKNEYVKEL; this is encoded by the coding sequence TTGAGAATTGATAAATTTTTGAATTCCGTCAATATTGTAAAAAGACGAAGCACGGCAGATGAAATGTGCAAAGAGGGAGTTGTTTTTGTTAACGGTAAAAAAGTAAAATCAAGTAAAGATGTGAAAGTAGGTGACAAAATAGAAATTCACTATTTAAGCGGAATAAAAAAATATAATGTTTTAAAACTTCCCGAAACCAAAACAATTCCGAAAAGTAAAAAAAATGAATATGTTAAGGAGCTTTAA
- a CDS encoding proline--tRNA ligase, with product MRWSKFFLYTLKETPKDALTPSHIYLIRGGYIKQVAAGIYDFTPIGKMVLDNIRAIIKEEMDKAGAQEVMLSFVTPYELWEETGRAKKYGDELLRIEDRKGQKFVLSPTNEESVVDLVRSYVKSYKQLPINLYQINLKFRDEARPRFGLLRGREFIMKDAYSFHSSRDDLDREFNLMQETYEKIFSRLGLDFRVVEADSGAIGGTGSREFMVLANTGEDDIVVCSECNYAANIEVAKRKHIKKENPIKTDEIEEIHTPDIKTIDEVSEFTGIDKDFIIKAVVKKAVFETNEEIVVFFIRGSDDLEETKAKNALGAIDLVDASEEEIESAGLVPGFIGPFGLPGNIKYVIDDDLRGAEELVCGANKKDYHIKGAGLLDANLLGNLTIYRDIAKVKVGDLCPKCGAPLKITKGIEVGHIFKLGTAYSEKMNATFLDENGKAKPFVMGCYGIGVSRLIAAAIEQNHDDKGIIWPKEIAPFVVDILVGDVKKTDQFEFAESFYENLTNAGIKTILDDRAERFGPKIADFELVGLPVGVIVGKKLKDGKVEIRDRKTGKKFEVNANEVFEKIMEIINKG from the coding sequence ATGAGATGGAGCAAATTTTTTTTATATACACTTAAAGAAACGCCAAAAGATGCGCTAACCCCAAGTCATATTTATTTAATAAGAGGCGGATATATAAAGCAAGTTGCGGCAGGAATATATGATTTTACTCCTATTGGAAAAATGGTACTTGATAATATAAGGGCTATTATAAAAGAGGAGATGGACAAAGCCGGGGCTCAGGAAGTAATGCTGAGTTTTGTAACACCTTATGAACTGTGGGAAGAGACAGGCAGGGCTAAAAAATACGGAGATGAACTGCTAAGGATTGAAGACAGAAAAGGTCAAAAATTTGTCCTCTCACCTACAAATGAAGAGAGTGTTGTTGATTTGGTAAGAAGTTATGTAAAAAGTTATAAACAGCTTCCTATTAATTTGTATCAGATAAATTTAAAATTCAGAGATGAGGCAAGACCTAGATTTGGGCTTTTAAGAGGAAGGGAATTTATAATGAAAGATGCTTATTCATTTCATTCAAGCAGGGATGATTTGGATAGGGAATTTAATTTAATGCAGGAAACTTATGAAAAAATTTTCAGCAGGTTGGGACTTGATTTTAGGGTGGTTGAGGCAGACAGCGGCGCAATTGGAGGTACCGGAAGCCGAGAATTTATGGTTCTTGCAAATACAGGCGAAGATGATATTGTGGTATGCAGCGAGTGTAATTATGCAGCAAATATCGAGGTTGCCAAAAGAAAACATATTAAAAAAGAGAATCCGATAAAAACTGATGAAATTGAAGAAATCCATACCCCAGATATTAAAACAATTGATGAGGTAAGTGAATTTACAGGAATAGATAAAGATTTTATTATAAAAGCGGTTGTTAAAAAAGCAGTCTTTGAAACTAATGAAGAAATAGTGGTGTTTTTCATAAGAGGCAGTGACGATCTTGAAGAAACAAAAGCCAAAAATGCACTTGGCGCAATTGATTTAGTTGATGCAAGCGAAGAAGAAATAGAGAGTGCTGGATTGGTTCCAGGTTTTATAGGTCCTTTTGGACTTCCAGGTAATATAAAATATGTAATTGATGATGATTTAAGAGGTGCCGAAGAATTGGTATGCGGTGCAAATAAAAAAGATTATCACATAAAAGGCGCGGGGCTTCTTGATGCAAATCTGCTTGGTAATTTGACTATTTACAGAGATATAGCAAAAGTTAAAGTTGGAGATTTGTGTCCAAAATGCGGAGCACCTCTTAAAATTACAAAAGGGATTGAAGTAGGGCATATTTTTAAACTGGGTACTGCTTATAGCGAAAAAATGAACGCAACATTTCTTGATGAAAACGGAAAAGCAAAACCTTTTGTTATGGGATGCTATGGAATTGGGGTCAGCAGACTTATAGCTGCTGCAATTGAACAAAACCATGATGATAAAGGAATCATCTGGCCAAAAGAGATAGCTCCTTTTGTTGTTGATATTCTTGTAGGGGATGTTAAGAAAACAGACCAATTTGAGTTTGCGGAGAGTTTTTATGAAAATTTGACAAATGCCGGAATTAAAACAATACTTGATGACAGGGCTGAGAGATTTGGTCCAAAAATTGCTGATTTTGAGCTGGTAGGATTACCTGTCGGGGTAATTGTCGGTAAGAAACTTAAAGATGGCAAAGTAGAGATAAGGGATAGAAAAACAGGTAAAAAATTTGAAGTAAATGCAAATGAAGTATTCGAAAAAATTATGGAAATTATAAACAAGGGCTGA
- a CDS encoding FxsA family protein produces MGLIYFLIYLFLEILFSYEFMRVFTPLGFFLEILLTAGVGVYILQTLDLSLSTNMHKLMKREISQEEFLSIGLFKLIGAVLLILPGFFSDIIGILFLFEPFARIVAKKLFPRNNFYHKTYKNDDDIIDVEIIEEIPKKD; encoded by the coding sequence ATGGGACTCATATATTTTTTAATATATCTTTTTTTAGAAATCCTTTTTTCTTATGAATTTATGAGGGTTTTTACTCCATTAGGATTTTTCTTGGAAATTCTGTTAACCGCCGGAGTCGGTGTTTATATATTACAAACTCTTGATTTGTCACTAAGCACCAATATGCATAAATTAATGAAAAGGGAAATTAGTCAGGAAGAATTTCTTTCAATCGGGCTTTTTAAATTAATCGGGGCTGTTTTACTTATACTACCCGGATTTTTCAGTGATATTATAGGTATTCTTTTTTTGTTTGAGCCGTTTGCAAGAATAGTTGCAAAAAAACTTTTTCCTCGAAATAATTTTTATCATAAAACCTATAAAAATGATGATGATATAATTGATGTAGAAATAATAGAGGAGATTCCTAAAAAGGACTAA